Proteins encoded in a region of the Oceanibaculum nanhaiense genome:
- a CDS encoding DMT family transporter — protein MRATVPAPLMGPTEWLLLIILSMLWGGSFLFAKIAVTHVPPLVVVWLRVSIAAAILLALLPAFGVKLPRDGRFWRDVAVMGVLNNVLPFTLIFWGQQEIGASLAGILNATTPFFTVLLAHLLTRDERITGAKLAGLVIGIAGVAAMIGPDALNGLAGMGLAAALAQLAMLGAAFSYGCANIFGRRFRDRPPMALAAGQLSMSALIVTPVILATQAPWTLPVPPPEAIAAIAALAVASTALAYVIFFRILGKAGATNMALVTFLVPASAILLGVLILGESLAPRHLLGLLAIACGLAAIDGRALRWIGLR, from the coding sequence ATGCGCGCGACCGTGCCTGCCCCGCTGATGGGGCCAACGGAATGGCTGCTGCTGATTATCCTGTCGATGCTGTGGGGCGGGTCCTTCCTGTTCGCCAAGATTGCCGTCACCCATGTGCCGCCGCTGGTGGTGGTCTGGCTGCGCGTCAGCATCGCCGCCGCCATCCTGCTGGCACTGCTGCCGGCCTTCGGCGTGAAGCTGCCGCGCGACGGGCGGTTCTGGCGCGATGTCGCGGTCATGGGCGTACTGAACAATGTCCTCCCCTTCACGCTGATCTTCTGGGGCCAGCAGGAGATCGGCGCCAGCCTGGCCGGCATCCTGAACGCGACGACGCCGTTCTTTACCGTGCTGCTGGCGCATTTGCTGACGCGGGACGAGCGCATCACCGGGGCGAAGCTGGCCGGACTGGTGATCGGCATCGCCGGGGTGGCCGCGATGATCGGGCCGGACGCGCTCAACGGATTGGCAGGAATGGGGCTGGCTGCCGCGCTGGCCCAGCTCGCCATGCTGGGGGCCGCCTTCTCCTATGGCTGCGCCAACATCTTCGGCCGGCGCTTCCGCGACCGCCCGCCGATGGCACTGGCCGCCGGGCAGCTGTCGATGTCGGCGCTGATCGTCACCCCCGTCATTCTGGCGACGCAGGCGCCCTGGACGCTGCCCGTGCCGCCGCCGGAGGCCATCGCCGCCATTGCCGCACTGGCGGTGGCGAGCACCGCGCTGGCCTATGTGATTTTCTTCCGCATCCTGGGCAAGGCGGGGGCGACCAACATGGCGCTGGTCACCTTTCTGGTGCCGGCCAGCGCCATCCTGCTCGGTGTGCTGATACTGGGGGAAAGCCTGGCGCCGCGCCATCTTCTGGGGTTGCTCGCCATCGCCTGCGGGCTGGCCGCCATCGATGGGCGGGCGTTGCGCTGGATCGGCCTGCGCTAG
- the fabB gene encoding beta-ketoacyl-ACP synthase I yields the protein MRRVVVTGLGVISSIGNSADEVSSALRAGKSGITPADDYKEMGFRCQVHGSLKIDLEEAIDRKLLRFMGPGAAYNYLAMEQAIADSGLEEKDVVNPRTGLIMGSGGPSTSNMMLAFDTAREKGPKRVGPYQVPRCMSSTNSACLSTFYQIKGVNYSISSACSTSAHCIGNAAELIQLGKQDVVFAGGGEELHWTMSVLFDAMGAMSSKYNDTPEKASRPYDAGRDGFVISGGGGVLVLEELEHAKARGAKIYAEVVGYGATSDGYDMVQPSGEGAVRCMQMALHGVEGKVDYVNTHGTATPVGDQRETDALRQVFGEALPVIASTKSLTGHSLGAAGVHEAIYTLLMMRDGFIAASANIETIDEAFADLPIARSVMDKQIDLALSNSFGFGGTNAVLALRRFNG from the coding sequence ATGCGTCGTGTCGTCGTTACCGGACTTGGCGTCATCTCCTCCATCGGCAACAGTGCCGACGAGGTCTCTAGCGCACTGCGCGCTGGAAAATCGGGGATCACCCCCGCCGATGACTACAAGGAAATGGGGTTCCGCTGCCAGGTGCACGGCTCCCTGAAGATCGACCTTGAAGAGGCGATCGACCGTAAGCTGTTGCGCTTCATGGGGCCGGGGGCTGCCTACAATTACCTCGCCATGGAGCAGGCCATCGCCGATTCCGGCCTGGAGGAGAAGGACGTGGTCAACCCGCGCACCGGCCTCATCATGGGGTCGGGCGGGCCATCCACCAGCAACATGATGCTGGCCTTCGACACGGCGCGCGAGAAGGGGCCGAAGCGGGTCGGCCCCTACCAGGTGCCGCGCTGCATGTCGAGCACCAACTCCGCCTGCCTCTCGACCTTCTACCAGATCAAGGGCGTGAACTATTCGATCAGTTCCGCCTGCTCGACCTCGGCGCATTGCATCGGCAACGCGGCGGAGCTGATCCAGCTCGGCAAGCAGGATGTCGTCTTTGCCGGCGGCGGCGAGGAACTGCACTGGACCATGTCGGTGCTGTTCGACGCGATGGGCGCGATGTCCTCCAAGTACAACGACACGCCGGAAAAGGCTTCCAGGCCCTATGATGCCGGGCGCGACGGCTTCGTGATTTCCGGTGGCGGCGGTGTGCTGGTGCTGGAAGAGCTGGAGCACGCAAAGGCGCGCGGCGCGAAAATCTATGCCGAGGTGGTCGGCTATGGCGCCACCTCCGATGGCTACGACATGGTGCAGCCGTCGGGCGAGGGCGCGGTGCGCTGCATGCAGATGGCGCTGCATGGCGTCGAGGGCAAGGTTGACTATGTGAACACCCATGGCACCGCCACGCCGGTGGGCGACCAGCGCGAAACCGATGCGCTGCGCCAGGTGTTCGGCGAGGCTCTGCCGGTCATCGCCTCGACCAAATCGCTGACCGGCCATTCTCTGGGCGCGGCCGGCGTGCATGAGGCGATCTATACGCTGCTGATGATGCGCGACGGCTTCATCGCCGCTTCCGCCAACATCGAGACCATCGATGAGGCGTTCGCCGACCTGCCTATCGCCCGGTCGGTGATGGACAAGCAGATCGACCTCGCCCTTTCCAACAGTTTCGGCTTTGGCGGCACCAATGCCGTCCTGGCCCTCCGGCGCTTTAACGGCTGA
- a CDS encoding HesA/MoeB/ThiF family protein, with translation MELNDEQFHRYARHLILDEVGEEGQEKLLGARVLVVGAGGLGAPLLMYLAAAGVGTLGIVDYDEVELSNLQRQIIHGTADLGRLKVDSAIDTVAALNPGIKIIAHREKLTQDNVAALVAGYDIVADGSDNFDCRYLLNDACYFAGKILVSGALLRFEGQISVFKAHQPGNPCYRCLFPEKPPADLIPRCSQAGILGAVAGVIGTLQATEILKEILGLGDSLAGRLMLYDALSSRFQTVKIAKDPDCPLCGTAPSITEIRQVA, from the coding sequence ATGGAACTGAACGACGAGCAATTCCATCGCTATGCCCGCCATCTCATCCTCGACGAGGTCGGGGAAGAGGGGCAGGAGAAGCTGCTGGGCGCCCGCGTGCTGGTGGTCGGGGCTGGCGGCCTTGGCGCGCCGCTGCTGATGTATCTGGCCGCCGCCGGTGTCGGCACGCTGGGCATCGTCGATTACGACGAGGTCGAGCTGTCCAACCTGCAGCGCCAGATCATCCACGGCACCGCCGATCTCGGCCGGCTGAAGGTGGACAGCGCCATCGATACGGTGGCGGCGCTGAATCCCGGTATCAAGATCATCGCCCATCGCGAGAAGCTGACGCAAGACAATGTCGCCGCCCTGGTGGCCGGCTACGACATCGTCGCTGACGGGTCGGATAATTTCGACTGCCGCTATCTGCTGAACGATGCCTGTTATTTCGCCGGCAAGATTCTGGTCTCCGGGGCGCTGCTGCGCTTCGAGGGGCAGATTTCCGTGTTCAAGGCGCATCAGCCGGGCAATCCCTGCTATCGCTGCCTGTTCCCGGAGAAGCCGCCGGCCGACCTGATCCCGCGCTGTTCCCAGGCCGGCATACTGGGGGCCGTCGCCGGCGTCATCGGCACGCTGCAGGCCACCGAAATCCTGAAGGAAATCCTGGGCCTCGGCGACAGTCTTGCCGGCCGGCTGATGCTCTACGACGCGCTGTCCAGCCGGTTCCAGACGGTGAAGATCGCCAAGGACCCGGACTGCCCACTCTGCGGTACAGCACCCAGCATCACCGAGATCCGGCAGGTCGCCTGA
- the fabA gene encoding bifunctional 3-hydroxydecanoyl-ACP dehydratase/trans-2-decenoyl-ACP isomerase — MADRKKSYDYQDLLACAHGDLFGPGNAKLPLPPMLMFDRITEISEEGGAHGKGVVTAEFEINPDLWFFKCHFENDPVMPGCLGMDALWQLLGFFLGWGGSPGAGRALAVGEVKFMGQVLPTAKKVVYALDIKRVIRRKLVLGIADGRVICDGETIYEAKDIRVGLFQPESASETTPEAATAAGS; from the coding sequence ATGGCCGACCGTAAGAAATCATACGATTATCAGGATCTGCTGGCCTGCGCGCACGGCGATCTGTTCGGACCCGGTAACGCCAAGCTGCCGCTGCCGCCCATGCTGATGTTCGACCGTATCACGGAAATCAGCGAGGAAGGCGGCGCGCACGGCAAGGGCGTGGTCACCGCGGAATTCGAGATCAACCCGGACCTCTGGTTCTTCAAATGCCATTTCGAGAATGATCCGGTGATGCCGGGCTGTCTCGGCATGGATGCGCTGTGGCAGCTGCTGGGGTTCTTCCTGGGCTGGGGCGGCTCGCCAGGCGCCGGCCGGGCGCTGGCCGTGGGCGAGGTGAAGTTCATGGGCCAGGTGCTGCCGACCGCGAAGAAGGTGGTCTATGCGCTGGATATCAAGCGGGTCATCCGCCGCAAGCTGGTGCTGGGCATCGCCGATGGCCGCGTGATCTGCGACGGCGAGACCATCTATGAGGCGAAGGATATCCGCGTCGGGCTGTTCCAGCCTGAATCGGCTTCAGAAACGACCCCAGAAGCCGCTACGGCGGCCGGGAGCTGA
- the mdh gene encoding malate dehydrogenase, protein MARNKIALVGAGNIGGTLALLAGLKELGDIVLFDIAEGLPQGKALDIAQASPVEGFDAAVTGANDYSALKGADVVIVTAGVARKPGMSRDDLVGINTKVMRSVGEGIKNNCPDAFVICITNPLDVMVGVLREACGLPYEKVVGMAGVLDSARFRYFLAEEFKVSVEDVNAFVLGGHGDTMVPLVRYSAVAGIPVPDLIKMGWSTQEKIDQIVQRTRDGGAEIVGLLKTGSAFYAPASSAIQMADSYLKDKKRVLPCAAYVKGAYGLDGLYVGVPVVIGAKGVERIVEIELNADEQKMFDHSVGAVKALVDVVKNVDASAS, encoded by the coding sequence ATGGCACGGAACAAGATCGCACTCGTCGGCGCCGGCAATATCGGCGGCACCCTTGCCCTCCTGGCGGGGCTGAAGGAGCTGGGCGACATCGTCCTGTTCGACATCGCCGAGGGCCTGCCCCAGGGCAAGGCGCTGGACATCGCACAGGCCTCCCCGGTCGAGGGTTTCGACGCCGCCGTCACCGGCGCCAACGACTACAGCGCGCTGAAGGGCGCCGATGTGGTGATCGTCACCGCCGGCGTGGCGCGCAAGCCGGGCATGAGCCGCGACGATCTGGTCGGCATCAACACCAAGGTCATGCGCTCGGTCGGCGAGGGCATCAAGAACAACTGCCCCGACGCTTTCGTGATCTGCATCACCAACCCGCTGGACGTCATGGTCGGCGTGCTGCGCGAGGCCTGCGGCCTGCCCTACGAGAAGGTCGTCGGCATGGCCGGCGTGCTGGATTCGGCGCGCTTCCGCTATTTCCTGGCCGAGGAGTTCAAGGTCTCGGTCGAGGATGTGAACGCCTTCGTGCTGGGCGGCCATGGCGACACCATGGTGCCGCTGGTGCGCTACTCCGCCGTTGCCGGCATCCCGGTGCCGGACCTGATCAAGATGGGCTGGTCCACGCAGGAGAAGATCGACCAGATCGTCCAGCGCACCCGCGATGGTGGCGCCGAGATCGTCGGGCTGCTGAAGACCGGCTCCGCCTTCTATGCGCCGGCCTCCTCGGCGATCCAGATGGCCGACAGCTACCTGAAGGACAAGAAGCGCGTGCTGCCCTGCGCCGCCTATGTGAAGGGCGCCTACGGCCTCGACGGGCTCTATGTCGGCGTGCCGGTGGTGATCGGCGCCAAGGGCGTGGAGCGCATCGTCGAGATCGAGCTGAATGCCGACGAGCAGAAGATGTTCGACCATTCGGTCGGCGCGGTGAAGGCGCTGGTCGATGTCGTGAAGAACGTGGACGCTTCGGCGTCCTGA
- the zapE gene encoding cell division protein ZapE, with protein sequence MSDGPLHLYRQQKADGALQPDQHQELAIEKLQSLHNALKNHRPNGGGEEGWFARFGFGRRHKDVDPPPQGIYFYGPVGRGKSMVMDLFFAGAPVEKKRRVHFHEFMAEVHGRLHRLRQRAKQEGGDPIPPTAKEIAADAWLLCFDEFDVNDIADAMILGRLFEALFDLGVVVVATSNKAPDDLYKGGLQRERFLPFIELVKQKLDVLSVSGGTDYRLDRLKGMPVYHTPLDEKAAAALENIFRELTDGEPGEPDRVSVLGRTVPVPKAARGVAWFSFGDLCRTALGASDYLAIADRFHTIIVEGIPRLGKENRNEARRFIHLVDALYERKANLVCSAESAPETLYQEGEGAFEFQRTVSRLMEMQSADYIAAPHQGRTADAADPQTLAAAQ encoded by the coding sequence ATGTCCGACGGACCGCTTCATCTCTACCGGCAGCAGAAGGCCGATGGCGCTCTCCAGCCTGACCAGCATCAGGAGCTGGCGATCGAAAAGCTGCAGAGCCTGCACAATGCCTTGAAGAACCACCGCCCGAACGGCGGCGGCGAGGAGGGCTGGTTCGCGCGTTTCGGCTTCGGGCGCCGGCACAAGGATGTCGATCCGCCGCCGCAGGGCATCTATTTCTACGGCCCGGTCGGGCGCGGCAAATCCATGGTGATGGATCTGTTCTTCGCCGGTGCGCCGGTCGAGAAGAAGCGCCGGGTGCATTTTCACGAATTCATGGCCGAGGTGCATGGCCGCCTGCACCGGCTGCGCCAGCGCGCGAAGCAGGAGGGCGGCGACCCGATCCCGCCGACCGCGAAGGAGATCGCCGCCGACGCCTGGCTGCTGTGCTTCGACGAGTTCGATGTGAACGACATCGCCGATGCGATGATCCTGGGCCGGCTGTTCGAGGCGCTGTTCGATCTCGGCGTCGTCGTGGTCGCGACCTCCAACAAGGCGCCGGACGATCTCTATAAGGGCGGGCTGCAGCGCGAGCGCTTCCTGCCCTTCATCGAGCTGGTGAAGCAGAAGCTGGACGTGCTGTCGGTCAGCGGCGGCACCGACTACCGGCTGGACCGGCTGAAGGGCATGCCGGTCTATCACACGCCGCTGGACGAGAAGGCGGCGGCGGCGCTGGAGAATATCTTCCGCGAGCTGACCGATGGCGAGCCGGGGGAGCCGGACCGTGTGAGCGTGCTGGGCCGTACCGTCCCGGTGCCGAAGGCGGCGCGCGGTGTGGCCTGGTTTTCCTTCGGCGACCTGTGCCGCACGGCGCTGGGGGCTTCCGACTATCTCGCCATCGCCGACCGTTTTCACACAATCATCGTCGAGGGCATACCCCGCCTCGGCAAGGAGAACCGCAACGAGGCGCGGCGCTTCATCCATCTCGTCGATGCGCTGTATGAGCGCAAGGCGAACCTGGTCTGCTCCGCCGAATCGGCGCCGGAGACGCTGTATCAGGAGGGGGAAGGCGCCTTCGAGTTCCAGCGCACGGTCAGCCGGCTGATGGAAATGCAGTCGGCCGATTACATCGCCGCACCGCATCAGGGCCGGACGGCGGATGCGGCGGACCCGCAGACACTGGCGGCGGCGCAATGA
- a CDS encoding enoyl-ACP reductase FabI, whose product MASIDKPAVETAAPEIEGAARPLMAGKRGLIMGVANDHSIAWGIARALAAHGAELAFTYQGDSFARRVGPLAESVGSDITLSCDVGSEASIDSAFEGLSKRWDRLDFVVHAIAYSDKTELKGRYLDTTRDNFRRTLDISCFSFTNIAKRAAPMMTEGGSLVTLSYLGAERVTPNYNVMGVAKAALEASVRYLAVDLGDRNIRVNAISAGPMRTLAGSAISDARYVYRFTQTHSPLRRNVTLDEIGGAGLYLLSDLSTGVTGEVLYVDSGFNTTAMPQPGREPAPEEA is encoded by the coding sequence ATGGCAAGCATCGACAAACCGGCGGTGGAAACCGCGGCGCCTGAGATTGAGGGTGCCGCACGGCCATTGATGGCGGGCAAGCGCGGCCTGATCATGGGCGTGGCCAACGACCATTCCATCGCCTGGGGCATCGCCAGGGCGCTGGCCGCGCACGGCGCGGAGCTGGCCTTCACCTATCAGGGCGATTCCTTCGCCCGGCGCGTCGGGCCGCTGGCGGAATCCGTCGGCTCCGATATCACCCTGTCCTGCGATGTGGGATCGGAGGCAAGCATCGATTCCGCTTTCGAAGGGCTGTCGAAGCGCTGGGACCGGCTGGATTTCGTGGTTCATGCCATCGCCTATTCCGACAAGACGGAGCTGAAGGGCCGCTATCTCGACACCACGCGGGATAATTTCCGGCGCACGCTGGATATCTCCTGCTTCTCCTTCACCAACATCGCCAAGCGCGCCGCGCCGATGATGACCGAGGGCGGCAGCCTGGTGACGCTGTCCTATCTGGGGGCGGAGCGGGTGACGCCGAACTACAATGTCATGGGCGTGGCCAAGGCGGCGCTGGAGGCGAGCGTTCGCTACCTCGCCGTCGATCTGGGCGACCGGAACATCCGCGTGAACGCGATCTCCGCCGGGCCGATGCGCACGCTGGCAGGGTCGGCGATCAGCGATGCGCGCTATGTCTATCGCTTCACCCAGACCCATTCGCCGCTGCGCCGCAACGTGACGCTGGACGAGATCGGCGGGGCCGGCCTCTATCTGCTGAGCGACCTGTCGACCGGCGTCACCGGCGAAGTGCTGTATGTGGATTCCGGCTTCAATACGACGGCGATGCCGCAGCCCGGCCGCGAGCCGGCGCCGGAAGAAGCGTAA
- a CDS encoding SH3 domain-containing protein gives MTSAIFPRRFFRPVLFCLVLLLPVALLAALLPALAMAQQSPAPSGLPIPRFVSLRSGEVNIRTGPGVRYPIDWVFLRKDMPVEIVAEFDTWRRIRDAEGTEGWVHQSLLSGKRTIVFTAPLASLRREPRESAPLVAKAEPGVIGELQECRPAWCRVKAAGLTGWVQPIEVWGVYPDEWMR, from the coding sequence ATGACATCAGCCATATTTCCCCGACGCTTTTTCCGCCCTGTCCTGTTCTGTCTGGTGCTGCTGTTGCCGGTGGCGCTGCTGGCGGCGTTGCTGCCCGCGCTGGCCATGGCACAGCAGAGCCCGGCGCCGTCCGGCCTGCCGATTCCGCGCTTCGTCTCGCTGCGCTCCGGCGAGGTGAACATCCGCACCGGCCCCGGCGTGCGCTACCCCATCGACTGGGTGTTCCTGCGCAAGGACATGCCGGTGGAGATCGTCGCCGAGTTCGACACCTGGCGGCGCATCCGCGATGCCGAGGGCACCGAGGGCTGGGTGCATCAGAGCCTTCTGTCGGGCAAGCGCACCATCGTCTTCACCGCGCCGCTGGCCAGTTTGCGCCGCGAGCCGCGCGAGAGCGCGCCGCTGGTGGCGAAGGCGGAGCCCGGCGTGATCGGCGAGCTGCAGGAATGCCGCCCGGCCTGGTGCCGGGTGAAGGCGGCGGGCCTCACCGGCTGGGTACAGCCGATCGAGGTCTGGGGCGTCTATCCCGACGAATGGATGCGCTAG
- the irrA gene encoding iron response transcriptional regulator IrrA, whose translation MDRPRTHTHNIERLKAAGLRPTRQRLALAQLLFANGDRHVTAEQLHGEALEAKVPVSLATVYNTLHQFSESGLLREVVVEASRSYFDTNTGTHHHFFAADSGTLMDIPAGEITLGDLPLPPEGTRIDSVEVIIRVRRAPQTAG comes from the coding sequence ATGGACAGACCCCGCACCCACACCCACAACATCGAGCGGCTGAAGGCCGCCGGGCTGCGCCCGACCCGGCAGCGCCTGGCGCTCGCCCAGCTGCTATTCGCCAATGGCGACCGCCATGTAACGGCCGAGCAGCTGCATGGCGAAGCGCTGGAGGCGAAAGTGCCGGTATCGCTGGCCACGGTCTATAACACGCTGCACCAGTTCTCCGAATCGGGGCTGTTGCGGGAAGTCGTGGTGGAGGCCAGTCGGTCCTATTTCGACACCAATACCGGCACGCATCATCATTTCTTCGCCGCCGACAGCGGCACCCTGATGGATATCCCGGCCGGCGAGATCACGCTGGGCGACCTGCCGCTGCCGCCCGAGGGCACCCGGATCGACAGTGTGGAAGTGATCATCCGCGTCCGCCGCGCGCCGCAGACGGCCGGCTGA
- a CDS encoding heterodisulfide reductase-related iron-sulfur binding cluster, whose translation MKEGSLEAPTRHPLAWTDPDFYDEAKLDEELRRVFDICHGCRRCFNLCDSFPRLFDLIDESESGELDSVSSADFKPVVDACTLCDMCFLTKCPYVPPHEFNLDFPHLMLRYRAIERKKQGTPFVMKQVTETDRNGKLAAPVAGIANWATDTKNGLTRGVMQSVAGIDKRADLPKFHAKTFTRAAKSDVPEVNKAAPAYGRKAALYATCFVNYNNPDTGMAARRVLAKNGVETEVVYPSCCGMPQLEQGDIESVAKKARSVAQEMKPWIDKGYDIVALTPSCALMLKFEWPLILPDDEDVKRLSAATKDISEYVVDIAKKEGLAEGIQALDGGVTVHIACHARAQNIGQKAAEMLRLIPDTKVSVIERCSGHGGSWGIFKENYDIALKVGKPVSRQALKEANKYVVSECPLAGMHILQGMEEIEKGADAIPSQSEHPIELVAKAYGL comes from the coding sequence ATGAAGGAAGGCAGTCTCGAGGCGCCGACCCGCCACCCGCTGGCCTGGACCGACCCGGATTTCTATGACGAGGCGAAGCTCGACGAGGAGCTGCGCCGGGTTTTCGACATCTGCCATGGCTGCCGCCGCTGCTTCAATCTGTGCGACAGCTTCCCCCGTCTGTTCGACCTGATCGACGAATCCGAATCGGGTGAGCTGGATTCCGTCAGCTCGGCGGATTTCAAGCCGGTCGTGGATGCCTGCACGCTGTGCGACATGTGCTTCCTGACCAAATGTCCCTATGTGCCGCCGCACGAATTCAACCTGGATTTCCCGCATCTGATGCTGCGCTACCGCGCCATCGAGCGGAAGAAGCAGGGCACCCCCTTCGTGATGAAGCAGGTCACGGAGACCGACCGCAACGGCAAGCTGGCCGCCCCTGTCGCCGGCATCGCCAACTGGGCGACCGACACCAAGAACGGCCTGACCCGCGGCGTCATGCAGAGCGTCGCCGGCATCGACAAGCGCGCCGACCTGCCGAAATTCCATGCCAAGACCTTCACCCGCGCCGCCAAGAGCGACGTGCCGGAAGTGAACAAGGCCGCCCCGGCCTATGGCCGCAAGGCGGCGCTCTATGCCACCTGCTTCGTGAACTACAACAACCCGGATACCGGCATGGCGGCGCGGCGCGTGCTGGCGAAGAACGGCGTCGAGACCGAGGTGGTCTATCCCTCCTGCTGCGGCATGCCGCAGCTGGAACAGGGCGATATCGAATCGGTGGCGAAGAAGGCGCGCAGCGTCGCCCAGGAGATGAAGCCCTGGATCGACAAGGGCTATGACATCGTGGCACTGACGCCGTCCTGCGCGCTGATGCTGAAATTCGAATGGCCGCTGATCCTGCCGGACGACGAGGATGTGAAGCGGCTGTCGGCGGCGACGAAGGATATCAGCGAGTACGTCGTCGATATCGCCAAGAAGGAAGGACTGGCCGAGGGCATCCAGGCGCTGGATGGCGGTGTCACCGTACACATCGCCTGCCATGCACGGGCCCAGAATATCGGCCAGAAGGCGGCCGAGATGCTGCGCCTGATCCCCGACACCAAGGTCTCGGTGATCGAGCGCTGCTCCGGCCACGGCGGCTCCTGGGGCATCTTCAAGGAGAATTACGACATCGCCCTGAAGGTCGGTAAGCCGGTCTCGCGCCAGGCGCTGAAGGAGGCCAACAAATACGTCGTCTCCGAATGCCCGCTGGCCGGCATGCACATCCTGCAGGGCATGGAGGAGATCGAGAAGGGCGCCGACGCCATTCCCAGCCAGTCCGAACATCCCATCGAACTGGTCGCCAAGGCCTACGGGCTCTGA
- a CDS encoding 2-hydroxyacid dehydrogenase, producing MPNSAKKPTIVVTRKLPDAVETRMMELFDARLNLDDRPLTPAELIEAVKVADVLVPTVTDRVDARILAQAGPQLRLIASFGTGVDHIDLATARQKGITVTNTPGVLTEDTADMTMALVLAVSRRLIEGERLVRSGTWEGWGPTLMLGHRIGGKRLGIIGMGRIGQAVAKRARGFGLSIHYHNRRRVHPDIEAELEATYWESLDQMLARMDVISINCPHTPATYHLLSARRLKLLRPTSFVVNTSRGEVIDENALARALAGREIAGAGLDVFEHEPAINPKLLELDNVVLMPHMGSATIEGRIDMGEKVIINIKTFIDGHTPPDRVLEQMF from the coding sequence ATGCCGAACAGCGCCAAGAAACCGACCATCGTGGTCACCCGCAAGCTGCCGGACGCGGTCGAGACCCGCATGATGGAGCTGTTCGACGCACGCCTCAACCTGGACGACCGGCCGCTGACCCCGGCGGAGCTGATCGAGGCGGTGAAGGTGGCCGATGTGCTGGTGCCGACCGTCACCGACCGGGTGGACGCTCGCATTCTGGCGCAGGCCGGCCCGCAGCTGCGGCTCATCGCCTCCTTCGGCACCGGCGTCGATCACATCGACCTGGCGACCGCGCGGCAGAAGGGCATCACCGTCACCAACACGCCAGGCGTGCTGACCGAGGACACCGCCGACATGACCATGGCGCTGGTCCTCGCCGTCTCGCGCCGGCTGATCGAGGGCGAGCGGCTGGTACGCTCCGGCACCTGGGAGGGCTGGGGGCCGACGCTGATGCTGGGCCATCGCATCGGCGGCAAGCGCCTGGGCATCATCGGCATGGGGCGGATCGGCCAGGCGGTGGCGAAGCGCGCCCGCGGCTTTGGCCTGTCGATCCACTACCACAACCGGCGGCGCGTGCATCCCGACATCGAAGCCGAGCTGGAGGCGACCTACTGGGAGAGCCTGGACCAGATGCTGGCCCGCATGGATGTGATCTCGATCAACTGCCCGCACACGCCGGCGACCTATCATCTGCTGTCGGCGCGCCGGCTGAAGCTGCTGCGCCCGACCAGCTTCGTGGTGAACACCTCGCGCGGCGAGGTGATCGACGAGAATGCGCTGGCCCGCGCGCTGGCGGGCCGCGAGATCGCCGGTGCCGGCCTCGATGTGTTCGAGCACGAGCCGGCGATCAACCCGAAGCTGCTGGAACTCGACAATGTGGTGCTGATGCCGCACATGGGCTCGGCCACCATCGAAGGCCGCATCGATATGGGCGAGAAGGTCATCATCAACATCAAGACCTTCATCGACGGCCACACCCCGCCCGACCGCGTGCTGGAACAGATGTTCTAG
- a CDS encoding rubrerythrin family protein has product MSNLKGSKTFNNLKEAFAGESQANRRYLYFAQKADVEGYNDVAAVFRSTAEGETGHAHGHLEFMESVGDPATGEPIGATDLNLKAAIAGETHEYTDMYPGMARTAREEGFDEIADWFETLAKAEKSHAGRFQKALDSLNS; this is encoded by the coding sequence ATGTCGAATCTGAAGGGTTCCAAGACCTTCAATAATCTGAAGGAAGCCTTCGCCGGCGAGAGCCAGGCGAACCGCCGCTACCTCTATTTCGCCCAGAAGGCCGACGTCGAGGGCTACAATGACGTGGCCGCCGTGTTCCGCTCCACCGCCGAGGGTGAGACCGGCCATGCGCACGGCCATCTGGAATTCATGGAGAGCGTTGGCGACCCGGCCACCGGCGAGCCGATCGGCGCCACCGACCTGAATCTGAAGGCCGCGATCGCCGGCGAGACGCACGAGTACACCGACATGTACCCGGGCATGGCGCGCACCGCCCGCGAGGAAGGCTTCGACGAGATCGCCGACTGGTTCGAGACCCTGGCGAAGGCCGAGAAGAGCCACGCCGGCCGCTTCCAGAAGGCCCTCGACAGCCTGAACAGCTAA